The following coding sequences are from one Oikeobacillus pervagus window:
- a CDS encoding YrvL family regulatory protein — translation MKEAVHINKFKTVGISISIVLIILLFIAFFEYIFLRIIGFQYNSLLDLVLFFILYLFLEIPLAFITDAIPKALKSVGILQTSKGWLPFILNTALTFLLVGN, via the coding sequence TTGAAGGAGGCAGTTCATATCAATAAATTTAAAACTGTAGGTATCTCTATTTCTATCGTACTGATAATATTACTCTTTATTGCATTTTTTGAATACATCTTTTTAAGAATAATAGGTTTCCAATATAATTCATTATTGGATTTAGTATTGTTCTTTATTTTGTATTTATTCCTTGAAATACCTCTTGCTTTTATTACAGATGCAATACCAAAAGCTTTAAAATCTGTTGGCATACTTCAAACGAGTAAAGGATGGCTACCATTTATTTTGAATACAGCTCTTACCTTTTTATTGGTTGGAAATTAA
- a CDS encoding S8 family serine peptidase, which yields MTNIEFPSLNSETFTPFNWYLKDVTSDYKNLSIDTGEHSTIALIDSGVDIEHPLIKENIDLTLAKNYVTNDMDITDELGHGTTIAGIMSSIAPETTIVPYKVIGNEVGKSVWVIDAIIDAANNDNDVINLSLGTYFIKSEKEDKLLIKAYKKAVKYAERKGFVVIASAGNDGFDLDELKEPKFKHLPGGLHNVITDSSNTKNNNLAYYSNFGKEVDFSAPGGSLFDDNGSNNTNEMIITTFPINQMNTPLDQSLGIPQGYTLTEGTSYAVPQVSATAALIISEYTERTGNKPSVNKALKYLEKGSSDIGKPGRDNYFGEGKVNAYSSLMMMNK from the coding sequence TTGACTAATATCGAGTTTCCATCACTAAATTCTGAAACATTTACGCCTTTTAATTGGTATTTAAAAGATGTGACAAGTGATTATAAGAATTTATCTATTGATACAGGGGAACATTCCACAATTGCTTTAATAGATAGTGGAGTAGATATAGAACACCCATTGATAAAAGAAAATATTGATTTAACATTAGCAAAAAATTATGTCACAAATGACATGGATATTACTGATGAATTAGGTCATGGCACAACTATTGCTGGGATAATGTCAAGTATTGCTCCAGAGACAACAATTGTTCCTTACAAAGTTATTGGAAATGAGGTAGGGAAATCAGTATGGGTGATAGATGCTATTATTGATGCAGCTAATAATGATAATGATGTGATTAACTTAAGCCTCGGTACTTATTTTATTAAGTCAGAAAAAGAAGATAAGTTACTGATTAAGGCATATAAAAAAGCTGTAAAATATGCAGAAAGAAAAGGGTTTGTTGTAATAGCCTCTGCCGGAAATGATGGATTTGATTTGGATGAATTGAAAGAGCCTAAATTTAAGCACTTACCCGGTGGTTTACATAATGTTATAACAGATTCAAGTAATACAAAGAATAATAACTTAGCCTATTATTCAAACTTTGGTAAAGAAGTTGATTTCTCTGCGCCTGGCGGCTCTCTTTTTGATGATAATGGATCCAATAATACAAATGAAATGATCATAACAACTTTTCCAATTAATCAAATGAATACACCTTTAGATCAATCACTTGGAATTCCTCAAGGATACACACTAACTGAAGGAACAAGTTATGCCGTACCACAAGTCAGTGCTACGGCAGCTCTTATTATTTCAGAGTATACAGAACGAACAGGTAATAAGCCTTCTGTTAATAAAGCGCTTAAATATCTAGAGAAGGGAAGTTCTGATATCGGTAAGCCTGGTAGAGACAATTATTTTGGAGAAGGAAAAGTGAATGCATATAGTTCCTTAATGATGATGAATAAATAA